ACAGGGACACGACCCGACCCGACGACGGCTCGGTGGCGGTCGCGTTCGGCCGTTCACGACACGACGACCTCCGGGAGGGAGCTATAGAGACCGCCGCACGCGTACACCCCGCACTCGAGGCGGCCATCCGCGACGCGAACGTGGACGCCGTCACTGTCCGGTGCTTCGACCTGCTCGAGGACCTCGCCACCTCAGGCTGCCTCGCGCTGGCTGCACTCAACGACGCCGGGGTCGTCGCTGGGTGCGAGGGCGACGTGCCCGCCGCCCTCGCGATGCTCCTCGTCCGTCACCTCCTGGACCGACCCTCGTGGATCGCGAACCCCGCGCAGGTCGACATCCGTGAGGACCGACTGGTGCTCGCACACTGCACCGTGGCGCCGTCGCTCGTGGACGACCAGTCGCTGTCCACTCACTTCGAGTCCGGCATCGGCGTGGGCATCTCGGGGGTGTTCGCCTCGGGTCCGGCCACGATCATCAGGATCGGAGGTTCCCGACTCGACCGCATGTGGTGCAGCGACGTCGACATCGTCGCGACGGGTGACTCCCCCGACCTGTGCCGCACCCAGGCCACCGTCCAGCTCGTGGACCGCCACGTGACGGAGCTACTCGACGCACCCCTCGGAAACCACATGGTCCTCGCGCTCGGCCACCACCGCAAACGCATCGAGCGCTGGTGGCGCTTCGCTTTCGGCAGTGAGCCGACGACCTGACCGACGCGTCAGGGTGGCGTCAGGACCTGTCGCGCATACTGGCGTCATGAAGAAGCGAACGAAGATCATCACAGCCGGCGCCGCAACGGTCATCGTCGCGGGGATCGCCTCGGCCGGAGCGGTCATGGCGGCCGGAGCGGGTGACGACGAACAGCCCATCACCGGTGAGGCCCTCGACAGGGCGACCGCGGCGGCGCTCGCCGAATACCCCGACGGGCGTGTCACCGAGACCGAGATCGGCGACGAGGACAGCCTCTACGAGGTCGAGGTGACCCTCCCCGACGGCAGTCAGGTCGATGTCCAGCTCGACAGGGAATTCGCCGTGGTCGGCGCTGAAGCCGACGACGAGAGCCGCCCCGACGACGACTGACGTGAGCGAACCGGGGCTCCGCGGTCCCGCGTCACGTTCACGGGTCGACGCGGACCACGCCCCGTGCCACGAGATCCGCTAGCAGCGTCTCCACATCGCCGCGGATGCGTTCCACCTGTTCGCCGAAGTGATCGGCAAGCGCTCTGACGAGATCGTCGAGGGTGGCCGGTTCCTCCAGGAGGACCCACACGGCGTCGCCGGGCGCGGCGACGGTGAGTGTCTCGCCCCCGAGGGGCCGGAGCCACAACCCCGTTGGCGTCGACCGCCACAGCACGTCACCACTTCTGCGGTACAACGGGTCGGTCGCCATCACCGGCCCCTCAGGCGCCGCCACGCCCTGGTGACGTGCGAGCCGCGCCGCCAGTCACGCGCGGCGAGGTATTCGTCGCTCGGGCTCACGAGTGCACGCAGGTAACGTCCCCGGCGACCCACCCCGTCGAGCACTGCGACCGCGGCGAGTTGACGCAGGTAGGTACGGCCGGCGGCCAGGTTCGATGCCAACAGCAGTTTCTCTCTGCGCCCGGGTCGGTACCGGTCGGCCCATGTGACGAGGGGGTGGTCCGATGGCCAGACCCCGAGGTGGTGCCCGACGAGGTGCACCGCCCGCTGCAGGACGATCGCCTGACCCCACCGGTGGGCGGTTGCGATCACCTCGGCCACGTCGTCTCCACCCTGGCCGACGAGCAGGACCAGATCCGCCAGGGCCGAGTAGCGCACCGGGATGTCCGCGAGCGCCACGGACATCGCCGAGTAGACCGCATGGTGCACGGTGTCGAATGTGGCGAGTTCCCTGCCTGCGAGGTGGAAGGTCGGGCGATGGTCGTAGAGCTCATCGAGGGGTACGAGCAGC
The DNA window shown above is from Acidimicrobiales bacterium and carries:
- a CDS encoding PqqD family protein, coding for MATDPLYRRSGDVLWRSTPTGLWLRPLGGETLTVAAPGDAVWVLLEEPATLDDLVRALADHFGEQVERIRGDVETLLADLVARGVVRVDP